In Streptomyces chartreusis, the following proteins share a genomic window:
- the eccB gene encoding type VII secretion protein EccB, translating to MQSKRDQVHAHTFMMGRLSSGLLMADPDAPESPLGRTTRGVVFGVLVTVLVGAGATVYGLLRPGGNDAWREDAHLVVNRDTGARYLWTDTDGVLHPVRNYASARLIGGSDLETVDVSTASLRDVPVGAPAGIPGVPDTVPEPGQLDDGAWHMCVTGPDGALPDTSGAVASTGVEKPGATTVVAGAPLDADGIGGDRGVLVSGPDDTEYLVWRGSRLPLDRESDARNALGYGSEQPMPVSAAFLDALAPGPVLKPPAVPGRGEEGPELGGEASRIGQLFKVSVPGGDSTYHLLRKDGLVPLTRLGAALVLGDPATQKDAYQGRSPEVRTVGADALREHRAKDQDTGAAAELPDAPPVPQSAPRGTALCAQVDGDDGGVRIRSVLVPLTRLAPVAVSEGTAQPVKPACVPTDATVVRPGRGALVRALNASGAAHAGTSYLVAENGVKYRVSTKNSLAALGYETADIASVPAPLLAALPTGADLDPAAASGVVEPRVTAPQCAPDLEREAGEASAIADKADTVR from the coding sequence GTGCAGTCCAAACGCGACCAGGTACACGCCCACACCTTCATGATGGGCAGGCTCAGTTCGGGCCTGCTGATGGCCGACCCGGACGCCCCGGAGAGCCCGCTCGGGCGCACCACACGCGGTGTGGTCTTCGGCGTACTGGTCACCGTCCTGGTCGGTGCGGGCGCCACCGTGTACGGCCTGCTGCGCCCCGGCGGGAACGACGCCTGGCGCGAGGACGCGCACCTGGTGGTCAACCGTGACACCGGCGCCCGCTACCTGTGGACCGACACCGACGGCGTGCTGCACCCCGTGCGCAACTACGCCTCCGCGCGGCTGATCGGCGGCTCCGACCTGGAGACCGTGGACGTCTCGACCGCTTCGCTGCGGGATGTCCCGGTGGGCGCCCCGGCGGGCATCCCCGGCGTCCCCGACACCGTGCCCGAGCCCGGCCAACTCGACGACGGCGCCTGGCACATGTGCGTCACCGGCCCGGACGGCGCGCTGCCGGACACCTCCGGTGCCGTGGCGAGCACCGGGGTGGAGAAGCCGGGGGCGACCACCGTGGTGGCCGGTGCGCCGCTGGACGCCGACGGCATCGGCGGCGACCGAGGGGTGCTGGTCAGCGGACCCGACGACACCGAGTACCTGGTCTGGCGGGGCAGCAGGCTCCCCCTGGACCGTGAGTCGGACGCCCGCAACGCCCTCGGCTACGGCTCCGAACAGCCCATGCCGGTCTCCGCGGCCTTCCTCGACGCACTGGCCCCCGGCCCCGTCCTGAAGCCGCCGGCGGTGCCGGGACGCGGGGAGGAGGGCCCCGAACTCGGCGGGGAGGCCAGCAGGATCGGCCAGCTCTTCAAGGTCAGCGTCCCCGGCGGCGACAGCACCTACCACTTGCTGCGCAAGGACGGTCTCGTGCCGCTGACCAGGCTCGGCGCGGCCCTGGTGCTGGGCGACCCGGCCACCCAGAAGGACGCCTACCAGGGGCGCTCGCCCGAGGTGCGCACGGTCGGCGCCGACGCGCTGCGCGAACACCGGGCCAAGGACCAGGACACCGGCGCCGCCGCGGAGCTGCCCGACGCTCCGCCCGTCCCGCAGTCCGCGCCACGCGGCACCGCGCTCTGCGCACAGGTCGACGGCGACGACGGCGGCGTCCGGATCAGGTCGGTGCTGGTGCCGCTGACCAGGCTCGCCCCCGTCGCGGTGTCCGAGGGCACCGCCCAGCCGGTGAAGCCCGCCTGCGTCCCCACCGACGCCACGGTGGTCCGGCCCGGCCGGGGCGCCCTGGTCCGGGCACTCAACGCCAGCGGCGCCGCGCACGCGGGCACGAGCTACCTGGTGGCGGAGAACGGCGTCAAGTACCGCGTCTCCACCAAGAATTCACTGGCCGCGCTCGGATACGAGACCGCCGACATCGCCTCCGTCCCGGCGCCACTCCTCGCGGCCCTCCCGACCGGCGCGGACCTCGACCCGGCCGCCGCCTCGGGCGTCGTCGAGCCCAGGGTGACCGCTCCGCAGTGCGCCCCGGACCTGGAGCGCGAGGCGGGCGAGGCGAGCGCCATTGCCGACAAGGCGGACACCGTGCGCTGA
- a CDS encoding WXG100 family type VII secretion target, whose amino-acid sequence MADGIIDVQYPVVRNAIEELMAQTQQIITTLNNLEDELKPLVNSWEGSDQETYRQVQAEWDQATKNMAQLLGDNGELIQTIHDNHSRDERKSADNWGGVRAR is encoded by the coding sequence ATGGCCGACGGCATCATCGACGTGCAGTACCCCGTGGTCCGCAACGCCATCGAGGAATTGATGGCGCAGACCCAGCAGATCATCACCACCCTCAACAACCTGGAGGACGAGCTGAAGCCGCTCGTCAACTCCTGGGAGGGCTCGGACCAGGAGACCTACCGTCAGGTCCAGGCGGAGTGGGACCAGGCCACCAAGAACATGGCCCAGCTCCTCGGCGACAACGGCGAGCTGATCCAGACCATCCACGACAACCACTCCCGCGACGAGCGCAAGAGCGCCGACAACTGGGGCGGTGTGCGGGCCCGTTAG
- a CDS encoding type VII secretion system-associated protein, which produces MAGEKADVKHFDLKQMENFRDNEVQPVHTAAKKHKEEGDGSHIRPLGHLIDGHTTPDNLAQDKQLLRIGRMVTEPLVSGPKLIEDIRTAAEAIDKLLGDQMDLFKELKEALTETIEEANKTKDKNLDAIDAQTLLQTFDEVDTLTAGGTGDPDDES; this is translated from the coding sequence ATGGCCGGTGAGAAGGCCGACGTAAAGCATTTCGACCTCAAGCAGATGGAGAACTTCCGGGACAACGAGGTACAGCCGGTCCACACCGCCGCGAAGAAGCACAAGGAGGAGGGTGACGGGTCCCACATCCGCCCGCTCGGCCACCTCATCGACGGGCACACCACACCGGACAACCTCGCCCAGGACAAGCAACTCCTGCGCATCGGCAGGATGGTGACCGAGCCGCTGGTCTCGGGACCGAAGCTGATCGAGGACATCCGCACCGCGGCCGAGGCCATCGACAAGCTGCTCGGCGACCAGATGGACCTCTTCAAGGAGTTGAAGGAGGCCCTCACCGAGACCATCGAAGAGGCCAACAAGACCAAGGACAAGAACCTCGACGCGATCGACGCTCAGACGCTCCTGCAGACCTTCGACGAGGTCGACACCCTCACCGCCGGCGGCACCGGCGACCCGGACGACGAGTCCTGA
- a CDS encoding AAWKG family protein (Members of this family are unrelated to eukaryotic Tcp10, although some members contain a repetitive region similar to a C-terminal repeat region of Tcp10.) — translation MADRYDPNSVANLDKFDSAGDPSSDTWATLVTHITGYPVPDRNTIFDTLRSEHGGKLFRMDIPERSLSVLVKDSGFLTNKGEDYDIWFFDSGKKRSIMQARIVFEGRVKAGEEIIFAGPGSDNVHDAQVREGNEFTDYNKDKMSTIPLARYMNGPRAALLALLGGNTTDARFSNLGVPGADVVDLKSFDTTGESFDFAAKFFRDHAVVLKDWEDRFGRDDASWKGEAAEVFRSLLKKIRENYDSYVETFDESPGAGDGTGTGGTVYSRALSLGRKYLEDAANKLLEAWLSWAKSPYYDPHQVLRYVLDDLAQWVDANNVAKTDIKSYTSRYTTTVSHSPQAGFTQVHPEYGDLTDIANWAKVGDKAVKIWSQGVNEYLGKPAAEVQSNLNNHFLDLGDDFSDNVPKPKSTSTASEEYEEKKAKEEQEEINRQNEENRKYQDELREEQNRQREEDKKYQDELREEQNRQREEDKRLQDDLRNEQNQQREEDKKYQDELREEQRREQEEAKRQAEEQAKAMEESLGGINDPNAVTEQNLDGLDDLLNQNNPVTESPGNLGDVNGQGGDQSTLPPGITNLGNLGAVNTGQGGTNNGANDAVTENLGNLGGLNGGSGSVKTPTGGNTQLDAGKLTTDFPDGSSTSFDPDSGVLTTTHPDGSVTTQNLGDGTRVTNPDGSVTSLGDDGKLTTTFPDGSVQTVDPTTGQVSTTDADGTTTTQDLGNLGDLNSQNNNADLGDLGDINSDLPTQSEGDLGDLGNLNTDQNGLETPTGGSTQLSDGDIATDFRDGSRISFDPDSGLLTSTDADGTTTTTDLTHGATVTNPDGSKTSLDNGMLTTEFPDGSKQVIDPDTGIATVTDPQGNTERVDLHDLNSQGRGDTSDILDGLGDLESIGGLDDTGGGTSTQDLSLSDLGVGGGAGGGASGGGVGESYLTADSSGGTGAEPLSDGAADSAGSALAPAAAAGTPGAPGMPGSPGMPMGGMGAGGMGAGGDKGNGERVRAVLVDAAEESERRNRRRRSPWNRQEDDDTFLAPASRVATTGGDAPEEETEPGRNRATSSDYLEEDADVWGTEEGGTPAVIGR, via the coding sequence GTGGCCGATCGGTACGATCCCAACTCCGTCGCCAACCTCGACAAGTTCGACAGCGCCGGCGACCCGTCGAGTGACACCTGGGCCACCCTGGTCACCCATATCACCGGCTATCCGGTGCCCGACCGCAACACCATCTTCGACACGCTCCGCTCCGAGCACGGCGGCAAGCTGTTCCGGATGGACATCCCCGAGCGCAGCCTCTCCGTGCTCGTCAAGGACTCCGGTTTCCTGACGAACAAGGGCGAGGACTACGACATCTGGTTCTTCGACAGTGGCAAGAAGCGCTCCATCATGCAGGCCCGGATCGTCTTCGAGGGCCGTGTGAAGGCGGGCGAGGAGATCATCTTCGCCGGTCCGGGCTCGGACAACGTCCATGACGCGCAGGTCCGTGAGGGCAACGAGTTCACGGACTACAACAAGGACAAGATGAGCACCATCCCGCTCGCCCGGTACATGAACGGGCCGCGGGCGGCACTCCTCGCCCTCCTGGGCGGCAACACCACGGACGCCCGGTTCAGCAATCTCGGCGTGCCCGGGGCCGACGTGGTGGACCTGAAGTCCTTCGACACCACGGGGGAGTCCTTCGACTTCGCCGCCAAGTTCTTCAGGGACCACGCGGTGGTGCTGAAGGACTGGGAGGACCGCTTCGGCCGGGACGACGCCAGCTGGAAGGGCGAGGCCGCGGAGGTCTTCCGCAGCCTGCTGAAGAAGATCCGCGAGAACTACGACAGTTACGTCGAGACCTTCGACGAGAGCCCCGGAGCCGGCGACGGGACCGGCACCGGCGGCACCGTGTACTCCCGCGCCCTGTCGCTGGGCCGCAAGTACCTCGAGGACGCCGCGAACAAGCTGCTGGAGGCGTGGCTCTCCTGGGCCAAGTCCCCGTACTACGACCCCCACCAGGTGCTGCGCTACGTCCTGGACGACCTCGCCCAGTGGGTCGACGCCAACAACGTCGCCAAGACGGACATCAAGTCCTACACCTCCCGCTACACCACGACCGTCAGCCACAGCCCGCAGGCCGGCTTCACCCAGGTGCACCCGGAGTACGGCGACCTCACCGACATCGCGAACTGGGCGAAGGTCGGCGACAAGGCCGTCAAGATCTGGAGTCAGGGCGTCAACGAGTACCTCGGCAAGCCCGCCGCCGAGGTGCAGTCGAACCTGAACAACCACTTCCTCGACCTGGGCGACGACTTCTCCGACAACGTGCCCAAGCCGAAGTCCACCAGCACCGCCTCCGAGGAGTACGAGGAGAAGAAGGCCAAGGAGGAGCAGGAGGAGATCAACCGGCAGAACGAGGAGAACCGCAAGTACCAGGACGAACTCCGCGAGGAGCAGAACCGGCAGCGGGAGGAGGACAAGAAGTACCAGGACGAGCTGCGCGAGGAGCAGAACCGCCAGCGCGAGGAGGACAAGCGCCTCCAGGACGACCTGCGCAACGAGCAGAACCAGCAGCGCGAAGAGGACAAGAAGTACCAGGACGAGCTGCGCGAGGAGCAGCGGCGGGAGCAGGAAGAGGCCAAGCGGCAGGCCGAGGAGCAGGCCAAGGCCATGGAGGAGAGCCTCGGCGGCATCAACGACCCCAACGCCGTCACCGAGCAGAACCTCGACGGCCTCGACGACCTGCTGAACCAGAACAACCCGGTCACCGAGAGCCCCGGCAACCTCGGCGACGTGAACGGCCAGGGCGGCGACCAGTCCACCCTGCCCCCGGGCATCACGAACCTCGGCAACCTCGGTGCGGTGAACACCGGGCAGGGCGGCACGAACAACGGCGCCAACGACGCGGTCACCGAGAACCTGGGGAACCTCGGCGGCCTGAACGGGGGCAGCGGCTCGGTCAAGACCCCGACCGGTGGCAACACCCAGCTCGACGCCGGCAAGCTCACCACCGACTTCCCGGACGGCAGCAGCACCAGCTTCGACCCGGACAGCGGGGTGCTCACCACCACCCACCCGGACGGCAGCGTCACCACGCAGAACCTGGGCGACGGCACCAGGGTGACCAACCCGGACGGCTCGGTCACCAGCCTCGGCGACGACGGCAAGCTGACCACCACCTTCCCCGACGGCAGCGTCCAGACCGTCGACCCCACGACGGGTCAGGTCAGCACCACCGACGCCGACGGCACCACGACCACCCAGGACCTCGGCAACCTGGGCGACCTGAACAGCCAGAACAACAACGCGGACCTGGGCGACCTCGGCGACATCAACTCCGACCTGCCCACCCAGTCGGAGGGCGACCTGGGCGACCTGGGAAACCTGAACACCGACCAGAACGGCCTCGAAACCCCGACCGGCGGCAGCACCCAGCTCAGCGACGGCGACATCGCCACCGACTTCCGCGACGGCAGCAGGATCAGCTTCGACCCGGACAGCGGTCTGCTCACCAGCACTGACGCGGACGGCACCACCACGACCACCGACCTCACCCACGGTGCGACGGTGACCAACCCGGACGGCTCGAAGACCAGCCTCGACAACGGCATGCTGACCACGGAGTTCCCCGACGGCAGCAAGCAGGTCATCGACCCGGACACCGGCATCGCCACCGTCACCGACCCACAGGGCAACACCGAGCGGGTGGACCTGCACGATCTCAACTCGCAGGGCCGCGGCGACACTTCGGACATCCTCGACGGCCTCGGCGATCTGGAGAGCATCGGCGGCCTCGACGACACCGGCGGCGGCACCTCCACCCAGGACCTGTCGCTCTCCGACCTCGGCGTCGGCGGCGGCGCGGGCGGCGGGGCATCCGGCGGCGGCGTGGGGGAGAGCTACCTCACCGCGGACAGCTCCGGCGGAACCGGAGCCGAACCCCTCTCGGACGGCGCCGCAGACAGCGCGGGCAGCGCGCTCGCCCCCGCCGCGGCAGCCGGAACCCCCGGCGCGCCCGGCATGCCCGGAAGCCCCGGCATGCCGATGGGCGGCATGGGCGCCGGCGGCATGGGAGCGGGCGGCGACAAGGGCAACGGCGAGCGCGTGCGTGCCGTACTGGTCGACGCGGCCGAGGAGAGCGAACGCCGCAACCGCCGCCGGCGCAGCCCGTGGAACCGCCAGGAGGACGACGACACCTTCCTCGCCCCGGCCTCCCGGGTGGCTACCACCGGCGGCGACGCGCCCGAGGAGGAGACGGAGCCGGGGCGCAACAGGGCCACCAGTTCCGACTACCTGGAGGAGGACGCCGACGTGTGGGGCACCGAAGAGGGCGGCACACCGGCCGTCATCGGCCGGTGA
- a CDS encoding YbaB/EbfC family nucleoid-associated protein produces the protein MTEPLEKRLEKAMAELQAAQEAVARTERELRQASFAVLSSDRAVRATVGPQGELSGIEFLENKYRDMSPQELAASVLEAANAARLKMNRHVMKAMAPFTEPSSNVPELKGFELDWERIFGPEVLRDDDEDTARDDRATPAWRDALGEDGED, from the coding sequence GTGACGGAACCGCTGGAGAAGCGCCTGGAGAAGGCGATGGCCGAGCTCCAGGCCGCCCAGGAGGCGGTCGCGCGCACCGAACGCGAGCTGCGGCAGGCGTCGTTCGCGGTCCTCTCCTCCGACCGCGCGGTCCGTGCCACCGTGGGCCCGCAGGGCGAGCTGTCCGGGATCGAGTTCCTGGAGAACAAGTACCGCGACATGTCCCCCCAGGAGCTGGCCGCCAGCGTCCTGGAAGCGGCGAACGCGGCACGCCTGAAGATGAACCGGCATGTGATGAAGGCGATGGCGCCCTTCACGGAACCCAGCAGCAACGTGCCGGAGCTGAAGGGCTTCGAGCTGGACTGGGAGCGGATCTTCGGCCCCGAGGTATTGCGCGACGACGACGAGGACACCGCGCGCGACGACCGGGCCACCCCCGCCTGGCGGGACGCGCTCGGCGAGGACGGGGAGGACTGA